Proteins co-encoded in one Streptomyces sp. NBC_01283 genomic window:
- a CDS encoding SpoIIE family protein phosphatase, producing MDNPTPMGVGSGVGRHVSDGLLALVGVGVGVGVGVGVGVGVGVGDELAETVDALGQLDDAPLHRPRARVQAVLLTPEQCMLLYTEGLTEARDAHGTPLALDRRVRAALSALTLDEALANLVDLVDHHSAAHGGDGHDLTLLFVQPTAGLLMGPVLPVPKNDDVPSAPQGNLGRS from the coding sequence ATGGACAACCCCACCCCCATGGGGGTGGGGTCAGGGGTGGGGCGGCACGTCAGCGACGGGCTTCTTGCCCTCGTCGGCGTCGGCGTCGGCGTCGGCGTCGGCGTCGGCGTCGGCGTCGGCGTCGGCGTCGGCGATGAACTCGCGGAGACCGTGGACGCCTTGGGTCAGCTGGATGACGCACCACTCCACCGGCCCAGAGCGCGTGTGCAGGCCGTCCTGCTCACCCCCGAGCAGTGCATGCTGCTCTACACCGAAGGTCTCACCGAGGCCCGGGACGCGCACGGCACCCCGCTGGCCCTCGACCGCCGGGTCCGGGCCGCGCTGAGCGCCCTCACCCTCGACGAGGCCCTTGCGAACCTGGTCGACCTCGTCGACCACCACTCGGCCGCCCACGGCGGCGACGGCCACGACCTCACCCTGCTGTTCGTCCAGCCCACCGCCGGCCTGCTGATGGGACCGGTGCTCCCCGTACCGAAGAACGACGACGTACCGAGCGCGCCACAGGGCAACCTCGGTCGGTCGTGA
- a CDS encoding DUF3662 domain-containing protein, with protein MSNVENALEKWTDPLWERVLPGQRDQPEVLAELRQTCDDNTIIVDRECILAPNTYTLELPPDSHRRLAPYKAQVQRQLDAQVCRHAAEQGYTFPGPVSVHIHAASDGAVEQFRLSSGVDPT; from the coding sequence ATGAGCAACGTGGAGAACGCCCTGGAGAAGTGGACCGACCCGCTGTGGGAGCGTGTGCTGCCTGGGCAACGGGACCAGCCAGAAGTTCTGGCCGAACTTCGCCAGACATGCGACGACAATACGATCATCGTCGATCGGGAATGCATCCTGGCGCCCAACACATACACACTTGAGCTGCCGCCAGATTCTCACCGGCGACTGGCCCCATACAAGGCGCAAGTGCAACGCCAGCTCGACGCTCAGGTCTGCCGGCACGCGGCGGAACAGGGTTACACGTTTCCAGGCCCGGTTTCTGTGCACATTCATGCCGCTTCCGACGGCGCTGTCGAACAATTTCGCCTGTCCAGCGGGGTCGATCCCACCTGA
- a CDS encoding class I SAM-dependent methyltransferase, producing the protein MDSIPANRRLWNQISDAYQHKHDPQIGAAPRLWGMYSIPDAHLHALGDVTGKRVLELGCGAGQWSRALAAEGATVVGLDLSEAQLAAAARAMGAARYPLVQGAAEQLPFAADSFDLVFCDFGGLSWAPPHLAVPQAARVLSRGGRLVFNVASPWFEACYDEAASRVTTTLQQDYFGLNTIAEDVGATSYQLTYGDWVKVLRGAGLIIDDLIEPRPELGTPNGYNETDPPDWAHRWPAELLWVTHKP; encoded by the coding sequence GTGGACAGCATCCCCGCCAACCGGCGGCTCTGGAACCAGATCAGCGACGCCTACCAGCACAAGCACGACCCGCAAATCGGCGCCGCACCCCGGCTGTGGGGCATGTACTCCATCCCCGACGCGCACCTGCATGCGCTGGGCGACGTCACCGGCAAGCGCGTCCTCGAGCTCGGCTGCGGTGCCGGCCAGTGGTCCAGGGCGCTCGCCGCCGAGGGCGCCACCGTGGTCGGGCTCGACCTGTCCGAAGCCCAACTCGCCGCAGCAGCCCGCGCGATGGGAGCGGCCCGCTACCCGCTGGTGCAAGGCGCCGCCGAACAACTCCCCTTCGCCGCCGATAGCTTCGACCTGGTGTTCTGCGACTTCGGTGGGCTCAGCTGGGCGCCTCCGCACCTGGCCGTCCCGCAGGCCGCACGCGTCTTGAGCCGAGGCGGGCGGCTGGTGTTCAACGTCGCCAGCCCATGGTTCGAAGCTTGCTACGACGAAGCCGCCAGCCGCGTGACCACCACGCTGCAGCAGGACTACTTCGGGCTGAACACCATCGCCGAAGACGTCGGCGCGACCAGCTATCAGCTCACCTACGGCGACTGGGTCAAGGTCCTGCGCGGCGCGGGTCTCATCATCGACGACCTCATCGAGCCGCGGCCCGAGCTCGGAACACCCAACGGCTACAACGAAACCGACCCACCTGACTGGGCACATCGCTGGCCGGCGGAACTACTCTGGGTAACCCACAAACCGTGA
- a CDS encoding GNAT family N-acetyltransferase codes for MGPITDSAPITLRPASGELRSSVEQLAQLYRHDISEFLGHLPAADGRFGFSSLPLFFDEPGREALLIQYGTTPGGFILTRTTLEGETSISAFFVVRALRRRGVGRQAALHLLRSRPGAWAIAFQEANAGAARFWRGIATAAVGSAWHEETRPVPPPTPENLPDDHWIFLNTGA; via the coding sequence ATGGGCCCGATTACTGACTCCGCGCCAATCACCCTGCGCCCTGCGAGCGGTGAACTACGGAGCTCCGTCGAGCAGTTGGCCCAGTTGTACCGCCACGACATCTCGGAGTTTCTCGGCCACCTCCCGGCGGCCGACGGGAGGTTCGGGTTCAGCAGCCTGCCGCTGTTCTTTGATGAGCCGGGGAGGGAAGCCCTGCTGATCCAATACGGTACGACGCCGGGCGGTTTCATCCTGACCCGTACGACGCTCGAGGGCGAGACCTCGATCTCCGCGTTCTTCGTCGTACGGGCGCTGCGCAGGCGCGGCGTCGGTCGGCAGGCCGCCCTTCATCTGCTGCGCTCCCGGCCCGGTGCCTGGGCGATCGCTTTCCAGGAGGCCAACGCAGGCGCTGCTCGATTCTGGCGTGGAATCGCCACGGCTGCCGTGGGCTCCGCCTGGCACGAGGAGACCCGCCCCGTTCCCCCTCCGACCCCTGAGAACCTGCCGGACGACCATTGGATCTTCCTGAACACGGGCGCATAG
- a CDS encoding phosphatase PAP2 family protein gives MRLLTSVSEADRVLTQRAASRIPPGVAKVLSAVEESAESTKLWCGAAVAMAWLGGWRGRKAAAAGLGALVVAQLVSNGLCKQLADRPRPPAEWIPHDEVADRPDSSSFPSGHTAAAVAFTAAAAPIWPAVGALCAVPTAMVALERVQSGAHYPSDVAAGAAIGLASAWLARHAPALLLRHWP, from the coding sequence ATGAGGTTGCTGACAAGCGTGAGTGAGGCTGACCGGGTCCTGACACAACGGGCGGCTTCGCGCATCCCGCCGGGTGTGGCCAAGGTGCTCTCGGCGGTGGAGGAGTCCGCGGAGAGCACGAAGCTGTGGTGCGGGGCCGCCGTCGCCATGGCCTGGCTGGGTGGGTGGCGGGGACGTAAGGCCGCGGCGGCCGGGCTGGGGGCCCTGGTGGTGGCGCAGCTCGTGTCGAACGGATTGTGCAAGCAGCTCGCCGACCGCCCCAGGCCGCCGGCGGAGTGGATCCCGCACGATGAGGTCGCCGACCGTCCCGACTCTTCCTCCTTCCCCTCCGGCCATACCGCGGCCGCGGTCGCCTTCACCGCCGCTGCCGCCCCCATCTGGCCGGCCGTGGGCGCGCTGTGCGCGGTGCCGACCGCCATGGTGGCCCTTGAACGGGTGCAGTCGGGCGCCCACTACCCCAGCGACGTGGCCGCCGGAGCCGCCATCGGCCTGGCCAGTGCCTGGCTCGCCCGCCACGCCCCGGCGCTCCTGCTGCGCCACTGGCCATAA
- a CDS encoding WhiB family transcriptional regulator — MSKAACADTDPELFFPVGQAGPALADQAAAREICARCPVTYECREYAMEAGEAAGVWGGLTEEERARKRRPSKRRPAKQRANR; from the coding sequence ATGAGCAAGGCTGCCTGCGCGGACACAGATCCCGAACTCTTCTTCCCGGTAGGGCAGGCTGGGCCGGCGCTGGCGGACCAGGCAGCCGCCCGCGAGATCTGTGCTCGGTGCCCCGTCACGTATGAGTGCCGCGAGTACGCGATGGAGGCGGGGGAAGCCGCAGGGGTCTGGGGCGGGCTGACCGAAGAGGAACGGGCGCGCAAACGCCGCCCGTCCAAACGCCGCCCCGCCAAGCAACGGGCCAACCGGTAA
- a CDS encoding DoxX family protein: MAVLRKCARPLLASVFLSGGLSTLRDPKRVASAAEPVAVPLGSRIPRLTEDPERLVRINGAVQVGAGMMLATGRLPRAAALALAGSLVPTTLAGHAWWKEEDPERRAAQRTQFIKNLSLLGGLLLAAADTHGKPSVAYRSRAAAKSGASRGRTAAKSGRHAARHTGRAATGALSGAVKSLR; the protein is encoded by the coding sequence ATGGCTGTTCTCAGGAAATGCGCACGTCCCTTGCTCGCTTCCGTCTTCCTTTCGGGAGGTCTCAGTACCCTCCGGGACCCCAAGCGCGTGGCCTCCGCCGCGGAGCCGGTCGCAGTCCCGCTGGGTTCCCGGATACCGCGGCTCACGGAGGACCCCGAACGCCTGGTCCGTATCAACGGTGCGGTGCAGGTCGGTGCCGGCATGATGCTGGCCACCGGGCGGCTTCCGCGCGCCGCCGCGCTCGCGCTGGCCGGTTCCCTGGTGCCGACGACCCTGGCCGGGCACGCCTGGTGGAAGGAGGAGGACCCGGAACGGCGAGCCGCCCAGCGCACCCAGTTCATCAAGAACCTCTCGCTGCTCGGCGGCCTGCTGCTCGCGGCGGCCGACACGCACGGCAAACCCTCCGTGGCCTACCGCAGCCGCGCGGCCGCGAAGTCCGGCGCGTCCCGCGGCCGTACCGCAGCCAAGTCCGGTCGCCATGCCGCGCGCCACACCGGGCGCGCGGCCACGGGCGCGCTGAGCGGTGCGGTCAAATCCCTCCGGTAG
- a CDS encoding NB-ARC domain-containing protein yields MRRQGAGNLTSETRELYGRQQELAQIRRLFDNGARLVTLAGVGGVGKTRLALRAAHEVQPSFRDGVWWVELSSLRRGALLAHAVSEVLALVDQTTRPMIDVLADYLAGREVLLVLDTCEHLVHECALAAEVLLRAAPGLRILVTSRRPLGIHVERPLTVAPLPVPEGEGAAFGGADAMALLADRAAEAVPGFAVTDANRPDLVRLCRSLDGLPLAIELAAARLRDLSVAELTEKLDDRFAVLGTTDEVVGDTEPPWHQALRTAIGWSHELCTPAERLLWARLSVLVGGFDAEAARAVCADARLPERAIPGLLASLTDKSVVMWEPTGGGERYRMLDTIREFGAAWLRGLGEESTLRHRHRDYFRALAQAADAAWMGPDQIAWHDRTTAEHANLRAALDFCLAEQDGPSGLQMAGALWFFWYACGFAQEGEYYLDRALDLDPASGPDRAKALWARGMVGQTVGDMETGLRLVDTFREVTADEADETVPAAAAILEGACLALSGRQTRAAEALDTAPCTPPPPGRYDAAWSLVQVARSFVHIQLGEVAEAAVVADRLCVVCDDHGETHARAWGDLLRALAALALGRAAEAEAHARDALDGKRRVRDSLGIAMALDALASAVLSSGHAERAAQLLGTADRVWQTLGSPQMGAPELVAARQACEAQARQAIGDDTYETTFRAGYDSDPDVGINHALHTPGTAPPDLEID; encoded by the coding sequence ATGCGTCGGCAAGGAGCGGGGAACCTCACCTCGGAGACACGTGAGTTGTACGGCCGACAGCAGGAACTGGCGCAGATCCGGCGGCTGTTCGACAACGGCGCCCGGCTCGTGACGCTGGCCGGGGTCGGCGGGGTGGGCAAGACCCGGCTCGCACTGCGGGCCGCGCATGAGGTGCAGCCGTCCTTCCGGGACGGTGTGTGGTGGGTGGAGCTCTCGTCGCTGCGCCGAGGCGCGCTGCTCGCACACGCCGTCTCCGAGGTCCTTGCGCTGGTGGATCAGACGACGCGGCCCATGATCGATGTGCTGGCCGACTACCTGGCGGGGCGCGAGGTGCTGCTTGTCCTGGACACCTGCGAGCACCTGGTCCACGAGTGCGCACTGGCCGCCGAGGTCCTGCTGCGGGCCGCGCCGGGACTGCGGATCCTGGTCACCAGCCGCCGCCCCCTGGGCATCCACGTGGAGCGGCCGCTGACCGTCGCCCCACTGCCCGTACCCGAAGGCGAAGGCGCGGCATTCGGTGGTGCGGACGCGATGGCCCTGCTGGCCGACCGGGCCGCCGAGGCGGTGCCCGGCTTCGCGGTCACCGACGCCAACCGGCCCGATCTCGTACGCCTGTGCCGCTCCCTGGACGGCCTCCCGCTCGCCATCGAACTGGCTGCGGCCCGCCTGCGAGACCTGTCCGTGGCCGAGCTGACCGAGAAGCTGGACGACCGCTTCGCCGTCCTGGGTACCACCGACGAGGTGGTGGGCGACACCGAGCCGCCCTGGCACCAGGCACTGCGCACCGCGATCGGCTGGAGCCACGAACTGTGCACCCCGGCCGAACGGCTGCTCTGGGCCCGCCTTTCCGTCCTCGTCGGCGGCTTCGACGCCGAGGCCGCCCGGGCGGTCTGCGCCGACGCGCGCCTTCCCGAGCGGGCGATCCCGGGGCTGCTCGCCTCCCTGACGGACAAGTCGGTCGTGATGTGGGAGCCGACCGGCGGTGGCGAGCGCTACCGGATGCTCGACACCATCCGCGAGTTCGGCGCCGCCTGGCTGCGCGGTCTCGGTGAGGAGTCCACGCTGCGCCACCGGCACCGGGACTACTTCCGGGCGCTGGCCCAGGCCGCGGATGCCGCCTGGATGGGGCCGGACCAGATCGCCTGGCACGACCGGACGACCGCCGAACACGCCAATCTCCGCGCCGCCCTTGACTTCTGCCTCGCCGAGCAGGACGGGCCCAGTGGGCTGCAGATGGCCGGGGCACTGTGGTTCTTCTGGTACGCCTGCGGCTTCGCCCAGGAGGGTGAGTATTACCTCGACCGGGCCCTGGACCTGGATCCGGCCTCCGGACCGGACCGCGCCAAGGCCCTGTGGGCCCGCGGTATGGTCGGCCAGACCGTGGGTGACATGGAGACCGGCCTCCGCCTCGTCGACACCTTCCGGGAGGTCACGGCCGACGAGGCCGATGAGACCGTCCCGGCCGCTGCTGCCATTCTCGAGGGCGCCTGTCTCGCGTTGAGCGGTCGGCAGACGCGGGCGGCCGAGGCGCTCGACACGGCGCCGTGCACCCCGCCGCCCCCCGGGCGCTACGACGCGGCGTGGTCCCTCGTCCAGGTCGCCCGGTCCTTCGTCCACATCCAGCTCGGGGAGGTCGCCGAGGCCGCGGTCGTCGCGGACCGTCTCTGCGTCGTATGCGACGACCACGGCGAGACGCATGCCCGCGCCTGGGGCGACCTCCTCCGCGCCCTCGCCGCGCTGGCCCTGGGACGGGCGGCAGAGGCCGAAGCCCATGCCCGCGACGCCCTGGACGGCAAACGCCGCGTCCGCGACAGCCTCGGCATCGCCATGGCCCTCGACGCACTCGCCTCCGCGGTGCTCTCGTCCGGGCACGCCGAGCGAGCCGCCCAGCTCCTCGGCACCGCCGACCGGGTATGGCAGACCCTCGGTTCCCCCCAGATGGGGGCACCCGAACTCGTCGCCGCCCGCCAGGCGTGCGAGGCGCAGGCCCGTCAGGCCATCGGCGACGACACCTATGAGACCACCTTCCGTGCCGGCTACGACAGCGACCCCGACGTCGGCATCAACCATGCCCTCCACACGCCCGGGACCGCCCCACCGGACCTTGAGATCGACTGA
- a CDS encoding ABC transporter ATP-binding protein, with translation MLILDEAIAVLDVSIQAQVPALLADVRATTGTDVRATTGTVLLVITHGLGAVRHISDDPQHPYTRRLIESVPKQGWKPRRRV, from the coding sequence GTGCTGATCCTCGACGAGGCGATCGCGGTGCTGGACGTATCGATCCAGGCACAGGTCCCCGCCCTGCTCGCCGATGTGCGGGCGACCACCGGGACCGATGTGCGGGCGACCACCGGGACCGTGCTGCTGGTCATCACGCACGGCCTCGGGGCCGTCCGGCACATCAGCGACGACCCACAGCACCCCTACACGCGGCGCCTGATCGAGTCAGTCCCGAAGCAGGGCTGGAAGCCGCGCCGAAGGGTGTAG
- a CDS encoding serine hydrolase domain-containing protein, whose translation MAYIRNFAPTCRRVALGAVAAATVTVTLAMPLSTAWAQQDGRSTGAGRAALQRDLDDIVQKDGVVGAQAALVDGKSRISVRSGTAERGTGRKVPHDGYFRMGSNTKTFVATVMLQLEAEGRVRLDDMVDDWLPGVVEGQGNDGKRITVRQLLQHTSGLPDYVPHLPGIFDEGEFQKHRFDAFKPRDLVRFAMRDKPTFEPGKGWNYSNTNYVLAGMIIEKVTGRNWSEEVRTLIIKPLGLKHTYSARERADFGLPWPHANSYQQFKPGGPLVESTEVNMSWGDSAGDLVTTSKDLTRFWRGLLGGELLKPKQLKEMKTTVPAPREGLDTQERMGLGIFWRPLSCGGGYWGHGGTTLGHLNANGFVGKGERGVVMMRSTNLNTDDRDVRADELLDDALCKRK comes from the coding sequence ATGGCCTACATACGAAACTTCGCCCCTACGTGCCGCAGAGTCGCTCTGGGTGCGGTGGCCGCGGCCACCGTCACGGTGACCCTGGCGATGCCGCTCTCCACGGCCTGGGCCCAGCAGGACGGGCGGTCGACGGGTGCGGGGCGGGCGGCCCTGCAGCGGGATCTGGACGACATCGTCCAGAAGGACGGAGTGGTCGGCGCCCAGGCCGCCTTGGTGGACGGCAAGAGCCGTATCTCCGTGCGCAGTGGCACCGCCGAACGCGGCACCGGCCGGAAGGTTCCGCACGACGGCTACTTCCGGATGGGCAGCAACACCAAGACCTTCGTCGCCACGGTCATGCTGCAGCTGGAGGCCGAGGGCCGCGTCCGGCTCGACGACATGGTCGACGACTGGCTGCCCGGGGTGGTCGAGGGGCAGGGCAATGACGGGAAGCGCATCACCGTGCGGCAGTTGCTCCAGCACACCAGCGGCCTGCCCGACTACGTCCCTCACCTGCCGGGCATCTTCGACGAGGGTGAATTCCAGAAGCACCGCTTCGATGCCTTCAAGCCGCGCGACCTGGTCCGGTTCGCCATGCGGGACAAGCCCACGTTCGAGCCCGGCAAGGGCTGGAACTACTCCAACACCAACTACGTACTCGCCGGGATGATCATCGAGAAGGTGACGGGCCGGAACTGGAGCGAGGAGGTCCGCACCCTGATCATCAAGCCCCTCGGCCTCAAGCACACCTACTCCGCGCGCGAACGCGCCGACTTCGGCCTGCCGTGGCCCCACGCCAACAGCTACCAGCAGTTCAAGCCCGGGGGTCCGCTGGTCGAAAGCACCGAGGTCAACATGAGCTGGGGCGACTCGGCAGGTGACCTCGTCACCACATCCAAGGACCTCACGCGCTTCTGGCGGGGGCTGCTCGGCGGCGAACTGCTCAAGCCGAAGCAGCTGAAGGAGATGAAGACGACGGTGCCTGCGCCGAGGGAGGGCCTCGATACGCAGGAGAGGATGGGCCTCGGCATCTTCTGGCGGCCGCTGAGCTGCGGAGGCGGGTACTGGGGGCATGGCGGGACCACCCTCGGCCACCTCAACGCCAACGGCTTCGTCGGCAAGGGGGAGCGGGGCGTCGTCATGATGCGCTCCACCAACCTCAACACGGACGACCGTGACGTCCGCGCCGACGAGCTCCTCGACGACGCCTTGTGCAAGCGGAAGTGA